From one Agathobaculum sp. NTUH-O15-33 genomic stretch:
- a CDS encoding SPFH domain-containing protein produces the protein MVQHDGRYEEKLLKAPNGLAVLFLNILLMIVTVGGMVWGGFLVGGESKGLVAWGVVLLVICILYWCLPCWLIFAGVKVLKPNEALVLTLFGKYIGTLKGEGIFFVNPFCSAVNPAAESAFAAAAEEAAETAARGGKTTTGKLGTSVQRGKRLSLKTMTLNNDKQKINDLLGNPIIIGIAVIWRIEDTAKAVFAVDNYREFLSIQCDAALRNTVRLYPYDVSESGDEKSLRGSAQEIAAVLAEEIQKRVDCAGLRIEEARITTLAYAPEIAAAMLQRQQASAVIDARKMIVEGAVGMVEMALGQLSEKEVCELDDERRAQMVSNLMVVLCANKEAQPIVNSGSIY, from the coding sequence ATGGTACAACATGATGGGCGGTACGAGGAAAAGCTCCTGAAAGCGCCGAACGGTCTTGCCGTGCTGTTTCTCAATATTTTGCTGATGATCGTTACGGTCGGCGGCATGGTATGGGGCGGTTTTTTGGTCGGCGGCGAGTCGAAGGGTCTGGTCGCGTGGGGCGTTGTGCTTCTGGTGATATGCATTCTGTACTGGTGCTTGCCGTGCTGGCTGATCTTTGCGGGCGTGAAGGTGCTTAAGCCGAACGAAGCGCTGGTGCTCACCCTGTTCGGCAAGTACATCGGCACGCTCAAGGGCGAAGGCATCTTCTTTGTCAATCCGTTCTGCTCGGCGGTCAACCCGGCGGCGGAATCCGCGTTCGCGGCCGCGGCGGAGGAAGCGGCGGAGACGGCCGCGCGCGGCGGAAAGACCACGACCGGCAAGCTCGGCACGAGCGTGCAGCGCGGCAAGCGCCTGTCGCTCAAGACCATGACGCTCAATAACGATAAGCAGAAGATTAACGATCTGCTCGGCAACCCGATCATCATCGGCATTGCGGTCATTTGGCGCATCGAGGACACGGCCAAGGCGGTGTTCGCGGTGGATAATTACCGCGAGTTCCTTTCCATTCAGTGCGACGCGGCGCTGCGCAACACCGTGCGCCTGTATCCGTACGACGTTTCCGAATCGGGCGATGAAAAGAGCCTGCGCGGTTCGGCGCAGGAGATCGCCGCCGTGCTGGCCGAGGAAATTCAAAAGCGCGTGGACTGCGCGGGCCTGCGCATCGAGGAAGCGCGCATCACCACCTTGGCTTACGCGCCCGAGATCGCCGCCGCCATGCTGCAGCGCCAGCAGGCGAGCGCCGTAATCGACGCGCGCAAGATGATCGTCGAGGGCGCGGTCGGCATGGTCGAAATGGCGCTGGGCCAGCTTTCCGAAAAAGAGGTTTGCGAGCTGGACGACGAACGCCGCGCGCAAATGGTATCCAACCTGATGGTGGTGCTGTGCGCCAATAAGGAAGCCCAGCCTATTGTCAATTCGGGCAGTATCTATTAA
- a CDS encoding TA system antitoxin ParD family protein, with the protein MADKEKAKKQVPLRLSASLYDEIARWAEDEFRSVNGQIEFLLTEAVRRRKKGKQQDE; encoded by the coding sequence GTGGCGGACAAGGAAAAAGCAAAAAAACAGGTGCCGCTGCGGCTTTCCGCCTCGCTGTACGACGAGATCGCCCGTTGGGCCGAGGATGAGTTCCGCTCGGTCAACGGGCAGATCGAATTTCTGCTGACGGAGGCCGTGCGCCGCCGCAAAAAGGGCAAGCAGCAGGACGAATGA
- a CDS encoding anthranilate synthase component I family protein, with protein MITPNADAILALAKEYTTIPVSREVYADVATPIALLRRLQQKSNRFFLLESVEGGEKWARYSFLGYDPVLRARCKSGVVTLEGAQNRTVETDKPLDVLRETLDQYRSPRIEGLPPFTGGFVGYFAYAMIGYAEPTLTVGRGDWDDFDLLLFDKVIAYDHLKQKIVLIANMKTDNVLENYGKVCAELESMAALVGDQTPLPAARAAEKPRFTCNLTEEAYAQIVNRTREHIFDGDIFQAVQSRQFTAPYAGSLLSAYRVLRTTNPSPYMVFLSIDGDEIMCSSPETLVRLQDGRLTTFPVAGSRPRGATEAEDKALEAELLRDEKELSEHNMLVDLGRNDLGRVSKVGTVDVTEYMMVHRYSKIMHICSQVEGDIRADRDALSAIEAVLPAGTLSGAPKIRACEIIEELEPAPRGVYGGALGYLDFTGNMDTCIAIRMAAKKNGLVTVQAGGGIVADSVPASEYQESANKARAVMDALERASEVDDG; from the coding sequence ATGATAACGCCAAACGCAGACGCGATTTTAGCGCTGGCAAAGGAGTATACGACCATTCCGGTCTCGCGCGAGGTTTACGCCGACGTTGCGACGCCGATCGCCCTTTTGCGGCGGCTGCAACAAAAATCAAACCGGTTTTTCCTGCTTGAAAGCGTGGAGGGCGGCGAAAAATGGGCGCGTTACTCCTTTTTGGGCTACGACCCGGTGCTGCGCGCCCGGTGCAAAAGCGGCGTGGTCACGCTGGAAGGCGCGCAAAACCGCACGGTGGAGACGGATAAACCGCTGGATGTGCTGCGCGAAACGCTGGATCAGTACCGTTCGCCCCGGATCGAGGGCCTGCCCCCTTTCACGGGCGGCTTCGTCGGCTACTTCGCCTACGCGATGATCGGCTACGCCGAACCGACGCTTACGGTGGGGCGCGGCGATTGGGACGATTTCGATCTGCTGCTGTTCGACAAGGTGATTGCGTACGACCATTTGAAGCAAAAGATCGTGCTGATCGCCAACATGAAGACCGACAACGTGCTGGAAAACTACGGCAAGGTCTGCGCCGAGCTGGAAAGCATGGCCGCGCTGGTGGGCGACCAAACGCCGCTGCCCGCGGCGCGCGCGGCGGAAAAGCCGCGGTTCACCTGCAACCTGACCGAGGAGGCGTACGCGCAGATCGTAAACCGGACGCGCGAGCATATCTTTGACGGCGACATTTTTCAGGCCGTGCAGTCGCGGCAGTTCACGGCCCCGTACGCGGGCAGCCTGCTTTCCGCCTACCGCGTGCTGCGCACGACCAACCCCTCGCCCTACATGGTGTTTCTTTCGATCGATGGGGATGAGATCATGTGCTCCTCGCCCGAAACGCTGGTGCGCTTGCAGGACGGACGGCTGACGACCTTCCCCGTGGCGGGCTCCCGCCCGCGCGGCGCGACGGAAGCCGAGGACAAGGCGCTCGAAGCCGAGCTGCTTCGCGATGAAAAGGAGCTTTCCGAGCACAACATGCTGGTCGATCTGGGGCGGAACGATCTGGGCCGCGTATCGAAGGTCGGCACGGTCGATGTGACCGAATACATGATGGTGCACCGCTACTCCAAGATCATGCACATCTGCTCGCAGGTGGAGGGCGACATCCGCGCGGACCGCGACGCGCTTTCGGCCATCGAGGCGGTGCTGCCCGCGGGCACGCTGTCCGGCGCGCCCAAGATCCGGGCGTGCGAGATCATTGAGGAATTGGAGCCCGCGCCGCGCGGCGTGTACGGCGGCGCGCTGGGCTATCTGGATTTCACGGGCAATATGGATACCTGCATCGCCATTCGCATGGCGGCCAAAAAGAACGGCTTGGTTACGGTGCAGGCGGGCGGCGGCATCGTCGCGGATTCCGTGCCCGCAAGCGAATATCAGGAAAGCGCGAACAAGGCGCGCGCGGTCATGGACGCGCTGGAGCGCGCATCGGAGGTGGACGACGGATGA
- a CDS encoding anthranilate synthase component II has product MILLIDNYDSFSYNLYQQAAAIKPDIRVVRNDAVTEEEIEEMNPSHILLSPGPGYPKDAGVCERAVRKLGGRIPILGVCLGHQAICEVFGAEIVHAKQLMHGKKSTIEVDAADPLFHGLPRGLEVARYHSLVAKPESIPEILTVLARDTNGEIMAVRHREQPVYGVQFHPESILTPLGDTIMRNFLTMSVEEAIQ; this is encoded by the coding sequence ATGATACTGCTGATCGATAATTACGATTCCTTTTCCTATAACCTGTACCAGCAGGCGGCGGCGATTAAGCCGGATATCCGCGTGGTGCGAAACGACGCGGTGACGGAGGAGGAGATCGAGGAGATGAACCCCTCGCACATTCTGCTTTCGCCCGGCCCGGGCTATCCGAAGGACGCGGGCGTGTGCGAGCGGGCGGTGCGAAAGCTTGGCGGCCGCATCCCGATCTTGGGCGTGTGTTTGGGCCATCAGGCCATTTGCGAAGTGTTCGGCGCGGAGATCGTGCACGCGAAGCAGCTGATGCACGGCAAAAAAAGCACGATCGAGGTCGACGCGGCGGACCCGCTTTTCCACGGCCTGCCGCGCGGGCTTGAGGTGGCGCGCTATCACTCGCTGGTGGCAAAGCCGGAAAGCATACCGGAAATCCTTACCGTTTTGGCGCGCGATACAAACGGCGAGATCATGGCCGTTCGGCACCGCGAACAGCCGGTTTACGGCGTGCAGTTTCACCCGGAATCGATTTTGACGCCGCTGGGCGATACGATTATGAGAAACTTTCTTACCATGTCAGTTGAGGAGGCAATACAGTGA
- the trpD gene encoding anthranilate phosphoribosyltransferase has product MMQQAIHEAINGHDLDYATARAAMEQMMEGTATEIEMATLLTALRMKGETITEITACAEVMREKGAHIEPKGAVMDIVGTGGDEVGSFNISTTAAFVAAAGGVPVAKHGNRSVSSKSGAADVLETLGVALDLSPAQNERVLAETGICFLFAQGYHKSMKNVAPVRKGMRERTLFNVLGPLSNPARATMQLLGVYDEKLVLPMAQVLSNLGVTRGMVVCGGGMDEASLLGENHVCEIRFGKLSPYSFRPGDLGLQNCTVDDLRGGLPAENAVITRNVLSGKERGAKREEILLNAGIALYLGIDGYELTDGIARAAELIDSGKAYQKLEQFIRATQEVSA; this is encoded by the coding sequence ATGATGCAGCAAGCGATACACGAGGCCATCAACGGCCACGATCTGGATTATGCGACGGCCCGCGCGGCCATGGAACAAATGATGGAGGGCACCGCCACCGAGATCGAGATGGCGACCCTGCTGACCGCCCTGCGCATGAAGGGCGAAACGATCACCGAGATCACGGCCTGCGCCGAGGTCATGCGAGAAAAGGGCGCGCACATCGAGCCCAAGGGTGCGGTGATGGATATCGTCGGCACCGGCGGGGACGAGGTCGGCTCGTTCAATATCTCGACCACGGCGGCCTTTGTCGCGGCGGCGGGCGGCGTGCCGGTCGCCAAGCACGGCAACCGCTCGGTTTCGTCCAAGTCGGGCGCGGCGGACGTGCTGGAAACGCTCGGCGTGGCGCTCGATCTCAGCCCGGCGCAGAACGAGCGGGTGCTCGCGGAGACCGGCATCTGCTTTCTGTTCGCGCAGGGCTACCACAAATCGATGAAAAACGTCGCCCCGGTGCGCAAGGGCATGCGCGAGCGCACGCTCTTCAACGTGCTCGGCCCGCTGTCCAACCCGGCGCGCGCGACCATGCAGCTGCTCGGCGTGTACGATGAAAAGCTTGTATTGCCGATGGCGCAGGTGCTTTCCAATCTGGGCGTGACGCGCGGCATGGTCGTATGCGGCGGCGGTATGGACGAGGCGAGCCTTTTGGGCGAGAACCACGTGTGCGAAATTCGCTTCGGCAAGCTTTCGCCGTATTCGTTCCGGCCCGGCGATCTGGGCCTTCAAAACTGCACGGTGGATGATCTGCGCGGCGGCCTGCCCGCGGAAAACGCGGTTATCACGCGAAACGTTCTTTCCGGCAAGGAGCGGGGCGCGAAGCGGGAGGAAATATTGCTCAACGCGGGCATCGCCCTGTACCTCGGCATTGACGGCTACGAGCTGACCGACGGGATCGCGCGGGCCGCCGAGCTGATCGACAGCGGCAAGGCGTACCAAAAGCTCGAACAATTCATTCGGGCGACGCAGGAGGTGTCCGCGTGA
- the trpC gene encoding indole-3-glycerol phosphate synthase TrpC, translated as MILDELARHAQERVAEAKKAVSLAEIMAKAKALPKGDFRFEKALSGKNTSFICEVKKASPSKGVIDEQFDYLATAMLYEDAGADCVSVLTEPKWFLGSNDIFRAIRLAVDLPLLRKDFTVDEYQIYEAKCMGADAVLLICALLDTETLRRYLAVCDGLGLSALVEAHDERELSSAVRAGARVIGVNNRNLKDFSVDLTNAARLRGMAPAGTVFVAESGVASPEDAAALRRAGADALLVGEYLMRALDKEGALQGLKEAVR; from the coding sequence GTGATCTTAGACGAACTGGCGCGCCACGCGCAGGAGCGCGTGGCCGAAGCGAAGAAAGCGGTATCTCTTGCGGAGATCATGGCCAAAGCGAAGGCCCTGCCGAAGGGCGATTTCCGCTTTGAAAAGGCGCTTTCCGGGAAGAACACTTCCTTTATCTGCGAGGTCAAGAAGGCTTCGCCCTCCAAGGGCGTGATCGACGAGCAGTTCGACTACCTCGCCACCGCCATGCTGTACGAGGACGCGGGCGCGGACTGCGTTTCCGTGCTGACCGAGCCTAAGTGGTTTTTGGGATCAAACGATATTTTCCGCGCGATCCGCTTGGCGGTCGACCTGCCGCTGCTGCGCAAGGATTTTACGGTGGACGAATACCAGATCTACGAAGCCAAGTGCATGGGTGCGGACGCGGTGCTGCTCATTTGCGCGCTGCTGGATACCGAAACGCTGCGGCGCTACCTCGCCGTGTGCGACGGTCTGGGCCTTTCCGCGCTGGTCGAAGCGCACGACGAGCGGGAGCTATCCTCCGCCGTGCGGGCGGGCGCGCGGGTGATCGGCGTGAACAACCGCAATTTAAAGGATTTTTCAGTCGATCTGACCAACGCGGCCCGGCTGCGCGGCATGGCCCCGGCGGGCACGGTGTTCGTGGCGGAAAGCGGCGTGGCCTCGCCCGAGGACGCGGCGGCGCTGCGCCGGGCCGGGGCGGACGCGCTGCTCGTGGGCGAATACCTGATGCGCGCGCTCGATAAGGAGGGCGCGCTGCAAGGCCTGAAAGAGGCGGTGCGATGA
- a CDS encoding phosphoribosylanthranilate isomerase — translation MKLKFCGLTREADIEAANETGPDYIGFVFAESRRRVSDLDAARFKARLDPAIQAVGVFVNDTPEHIAALAGEGIIAFAQLHGDEDARVIERLRRLTDVPLIKAVRVKTRADIERALALPVDYLLLDTYVGHAYGGSGKAFDWSLIGDIPKPYFLAGGLRAENLEQALQTGAYALDLSSGIETNGVKDPAKMRAVAERVRSGRP, via the coding sequence ATGAAGCTGAAATTCTGCGGCCTGACGCGCGAGGCCGATATCGAGGCGGCGAACGAGACCGGGCCGGATTACATCGGCTTTGTGTTCGCGGAAAGCCGCCGCCGCGTGTCCGATTTGGACGCGGCGCGTTTCAAAGCGCGGCTGGACCCGGCGATACAGGCGGTGGGCGTGTTTGTAAACGACACGCCGGAACACATTGCCGCGCTCGCGGGCGAGGGGATCATAGCGTTTGCCCAGCTGCACGGCGACGAGGACGCGCGCGTGATTGAACGCCTGCGCCGCTTGACCGACGTGCCGCTCATCAAGGCGGTGCGCGTGAAAACGCGCGCGGATATCGAAAGGGCGCTTGCGCTGCCGGTCGATTACCTGCTGCTCGATACTTATGTGGGCCACGCCTACGGGGGCAGCGGCAAAGCGTTCGATTGGTCGCTGATCGGCGATATCCCGAAGCCCTATTTTCTCGCGGGCGGGCTGCGCGCGGAGAATTTGGAACAGGCGCTGCAAACGGGCGCGTACGCGCTCGACCTGTCGAGCGGCATTGAAACAAACGGCGTGAAGGACCCCGCGAAAATGCGCGCCGTCGCGGAACGAGTAAGGAGTGGAAGACCATGA
- the trpB gene encoding tryptophan synthase subunit beta, whose protein sequence is MSKGRFGAHGGQYIPETLMNAVIELEQAYDHYKNDPAFNRELTDLLNNYAGRPSRLYYAAHMTEKLGGAKIYLKREDLNHTGAHKINNVLGQVLLAKKMGKTRVIAETGAGQHGVATATAAALMGLECEVFMGREDTERQALNVYRMRLLGAAVHPVDAGTATLKDAVSETMREWTSRIEDTHYVLGSCMGPHPFPTMVRDFQAVISKEIREQCMEREGRLPDAVLACVGGGSNAIGAFYHFIGDKNVRLIGCEAAGRGVSTAETAATIATGRLGIFHGMKSYFCQDEYGQIAPVYSISAGLDYPGIGPEHAHLHDTGRAEYVAVTDDEAVQAFEYLSRTEGVIPAIESAHAVAHAMKLAPTMGRDQIIVINLSGRGDKDVAAIARYRGEDLHE, encoded by the coding sequence ATGAGTAAAGGACGCTTCGGCGCGCACGGCGGACAGTATATCCCCGAAACGCTGATGAACGCGGTCATCGAGCTGGAACAGGCGTATGACCATTATAAAAACGACCCGGCTTTTAACCGGGAGCTGACAGACCTGTTGAACAACTACGCGGGCCGCCCCTCGCGCCTGTATTACGCCGCGCACATGACGGAAAAACTCGGCGGCGCGAAGATATACCTCAAGCGCGAGGATTTGAACCACACGGGCGCGCACAAGATCAACAACGTGCTGGGGCAGGTGTTGCTCGCCAAAAAGATGGGCAAGACCCGCGTGATCGCGGAGACCGGCGCGGGTCAGCACGGCGTGGCCACCGCCACCGCCGCCGCGCTGATGGGGCTGGAATGCGAGGTGTTCATGGGCCGCGAGGACACCGAGCGGCAGGCGCTGAACGTGTACCGCATGCGGCTGCTGGGGGCCGCGGTGCACCCGGTGGACGCGGGAACGGCCACCTTGAAGGACGCGGTGTCCGAAACCATGCGCGAGTGGACCTCACGCATCGAGGATACGCATTACGTGCTCGGCTCCTGCATGGGGCCGCACCCGTTCCCGACCATGGTGCGCGATTTTCAGGCCGTTATCTCCAAGGAGATCCGCGAGCAGTGCATGGAGCGGGAAGGCCGCCTGCCGGACGCGGTGCTGGCCTGCGTGGGCGGCGGCTCGAACGCGATCGGCGCGTTCTATCACTTTATCGGGGATAAGAACGTGCGCCTGATCGGCTGCGAAGCGGCCGGACGCGGGGTGAGCACCGCCGAAACCGCCGCGACCATCGCGACCGGGCGGCTCGGCATTTTCCACGGCATGAAAAGCTATTTTTGTCAGGACGAATACGGCCAGATCGCGCCGGTCTACTCCATTTCGGCGGGGCTGGACTATCCGGGCATCGGCCCGGAGCACGCGCATTTGCACGATACCGGCCGCGCCGAGTACGTCGCCGTGACGGACGACGAAGCGGTGCAGGCGTTCGAGTACCTGTCCCGCACGGAGGGCGTGATCCCGGCCATCGAATCGGCGCACGCGGTCGCGCACGCGATGAAGCTCGCGCCCACGATGGGCCGCGACCAAATCATTGTTATCAACCTGTCCGGCCGCGGCGATAAGGACGTGGCCGCGATCGCGCGGTATCGCGGGGAGGATCTGCATGAGTAA
- the trpA gene encoding tryptophan synthase subunit alpha, translating into MSNIKAAFANGKAFIPFVTCGDPSLETTERLVYAMAEAGADLIELGIPFSDPTAEGPVIQAANVRALAGGVTTDQIFDMARRIRQKIETPMVFMTYANVVFSYGAERFIRTAAEIGMDGLILPDLPFEEKEEFSPLCKRYGLDLVSLIAPTSHERARRIAREADGFVYCVSSLGVTGERAAITTDIGAMVRLVKEEKDIPCAVGFGISTPAQAKKMAAQSDGAIVGSAIVKLCARYGADCVEPVARYVREMKAAVREAN; encoded by the coding sequence ATGAGTAACATAAAAGCCGCCTTTGCAAACGGCAAGGCGTTCATTCCCTTTGTCACCTGCGGCGACCCGTCACTCGAAACGACCGAGCGGCTCGTATACGCCATGGCGGAGGCGGGGGCCGATCTGATCGAGCTGGGCATCCCGTTTTCCGATCCCACGGCGGAAGGCCCGGTCATTCAGGCGGCGAACGTGCGGGCGCTCGCGGGCGGCGTGACGACGGATCAGATTTTCGACATGGCGCGCCGCATCCGTCAAAAGATAGAAACGCCGATGGTGTTCATGACCTATGCGAACGTTGTTTTCTCCTATGGCGCGGAGCGGTTCATCCGCACCGCCGCCGAGATCGGCATGGACGGCCTGATCCTGCCCGACCTGCCCTTTGAGGAAAAGGAGGAGTTTAGCCCGCTGTGCAAGAGATACGGCCTTGATCTGGTCTCGCTGATCGCGCCGACCTCGCACGAGCGCGCGCGCCGCATCGCAAGAGAGGCCGACGGCTTTGTCTACTGCGTGTCCTCGCTGGGCGTAACCGGCGAGCGCGCGGCCATCACGACCGATATCGGCGCGATGGTGCGGCTGGTCAAGGAGGAAAAGGACATTCCCTGCGCGGTCGGCTTTGGCATTTCCACCCCGGCGCAGGCAAAAAAAATGGCCGCCCAGTCGGACGGCGCGATCGTCGGCTCGGCGATCGTGAAGCTGTGCGCGCGGTACGGGGCGGACTGTGTGGAACCCGTCGCGCGGTATGTGCGCGAGATGAAGGCCGCCGTCCGCGAGGCGAACTGA
- a CDS encoding cupin domain-containing protein, which yields MEQKFITPPNHFGFHAARLFGEQGLLLDGSVAYIEPVGGGPEPAHTHETDHLFYVIEGELAVRCGGETITIRAGEARRVPGAVPHATKKPGRADHQGARPDHRPGARGCVGQMR from the coding sequence ATGGAACAGAAATTCATCACCCCGCCGAACCACTTCGGCTTTCACGCGGCGCGCCTGTTCGGCGAGCAGGGGCTGCTGCTGGACGGCTCGGTCGCCTATATTGAGCCGGTCGGCGGCGGGCCGGAGCCCGCGCACACCCACGAAACCGATCATTTGTTTTATGTGATCGAGGGCGAACTGGCCGTGCGGTGCGGCGGCGAAACGATCACGATCCGCGCGGGCGAAGCGCGCCGCGTGCCGGGCGCCGTGCCGCACGCGACAAAAAAACCCGGGCGCGCAGATCACCAAGGTGCTCGGCCTGACCATCGCCCCGGCGCGCGGGGATGCGTAGGACAAATGCGATAG
- a CDS encoding TIGR00266 family protein — MNYEIKGGVFPVVVCQLADGEQMITEKGSMVWMTPNMAMETRGGGLGKMFSKAFSGESMFQNIYTAKGAGMIAFGSSFPGKILPLTITPGHDMILQKNAFLASETSVELSIHFNKKLGAGFFGGEGFIMQRLSGSGTAFAEIDGELVEYELAAGQQLVVDTGNVAGFENGVSIDIQQVPGLKNKLLGGEGLFNTVLTGPGKVWLQTMPISGVAAAIRPFIPTGNG; from the coding sequence ATGAATTACGAAATCAAGGGCGGCGTGTTCCCGGTCGTGGTCTGCCAGCTGGCGGACGGCGAGCAGATGATCACCGAAAAAGGCTCGATGGTCTGGATGACCCCCAATATGGCGATGGAGACCCGCGGCGGCGGCCTTGGCAAAATGTTTTCCAAGGCGTTTTCCGGCGAAAGCATGTTCCAGAACATATACACCGCGAAAGGCGCGGGCATGATCGCGTTCGGTTCCAGCTTTCCCGGCAAGATCCTGCCGCTCACCATCACGCCCGGTCACGATATGATCTTGCAGAAAAACGCCTTTCTCGCTTCCGAAACGAGCGTGGAGCTTTCCATCCATTTCAATAAAAAGCTGGGCGCGGGCTTCTTCGGCGGCGAAGGCTTCATCATGCAGCGCCTTTCCGGCTCGGGCACGGCCTTTGCCGAGATCGACGGCGAGCTGGTCGAATACGAGCTGGCCGCCGGCCAGCAGCTCGTGGTGGACACCGGCAACGTGGCCGGCTTTGAAAACGGCGTGTCGATCGATATCCAGCAGGTGCCGGGCCTGAAAAACAAGCTGCTCGGCGGCGAAGGGCTGTTCAACACCGTGCTGACCGGCCCGGGCAAGGTCTGGCTGCAAACCATGCCGATCTCCGGCGTGGCCGCCGCCATCCGCCCGTTCATCCCGACGGGCAACGGCTAA
- a CDS encoding GerMN domain-containing protein, protein MKKRTWIIVLAVIVAVAACVGIYFAVRGNGQPQPPDQPGPGTVEPQPGQNDKPGKTVSVVVYVPDEQSEVLTPVGAEAADDSDQALVDALVSVGGLPEGCEALGSETVKEGGATTLKLDMNAVYGNAVRSSGTAGETMLVYALVNSFIQARGVDNVLLTVEGEALQSGHEVYDYPLEMDHTS, encoded by the coding sequence ATGAAAAAACGTACTTGGATCATCGTGCTTGCTGTTATCGTGGCCGTCGCGGCTTGCGTGGGCATATACTTTGCCGTCCGTGGGAACGGGCAGCCGCAGCCGCCGGATCAGCCGGGGCCGGGCACGGTGGAGCCGCAGCCGGGGCAGAACGACAAGCCGGGCAAAACCGTTTCGGTCGTCGTTTACGTGCCGGATGAACAGTCCGAGGTGCTCACGCCGGTCGGCGCGGAAGCGGCGGACGATTCCGATCAGGCGCTGGTGGACGCGCTGGTGTCCGTGGGCGGCCTGCCCGAGGGCTGCGAAGCGCTTGGCAGCGAGACCGTCAAGGAGGGCGGCGCGACGACGCTGAAGCTCGATATGAACGCGGTGTACGGCAACGCGGTGCGCTCTTCCGGCACGGCGGGCGAGACCATGCTGGTCTACGCGCTGGTCAACTCGTTCATTCAGGCGCGCGGGGTGGACAATGTGCTGCTCACCGTCGAGGGCGAGGCGCTGCAAAGCGGGCACGAGGTGTACGATTATCCGCTGGAAATGGATCACACGTCGTAA
- a CDS encoding TfoX/Sxy family protein: MGELSKLPNIGKDTEQQLIEAGVPDYATLAELGAKEAWLRLQQRDASACINRLLGLEGAIRGVKKADLPPETKEDLRAFYQAHKL; this comes from the coding sequence ATGGGTGAACTGTCAAAGCTGCCGAATATCGGCAAGGATACCGAACAGCAGCTGATCGAGGCGGGCGTGCCCGATTACGCCACGCTGGCCGAGCTGGGCGCGAAGGAAGCGTGGCTGCGCTTACAGCAGCGGGACGCTTCCGCGTGCATCAACCGCCTGCTGGGGCTGGAGGGCGCGATTCGCGGCGTTAAGAAGGCCGACCTGCCGCCCGAAACCAAGGAAGACCTCCGCGCCTTTTATCAGGCGCATAAATTGTAA
- the thiE gene encoding thiamine phosphate synthase: MQFDPTLYLITDSTYHTADSLLATVDEALAGGATLVQLREKDAGGRAYLALAERVKAVTDRYGVPLIIDDRADVALACDAAGVHVGAEDLPVEAVRRLLGPDKIVGATAKTIEAAVSAYAQGADYLGTGAVYPTTTHVTTKITPVETLNAICRAVPIPVIAIGGLTADNMGVLANSPIAGVAVVSAVMKAEDPRQAAETLRDGVLRMRKEDMHG; encoded by the coding sequence ATGCAATTTGACCCCACCCTGTACCTGATCACCGACAGCACCTACCATACGGCGGATTCGCTGCTCGCCACGGTGGACGAAGCCCTTGCGGGCGGCGCAACGCTCGTGCAGCTGCGCGAAAAGGACGCGGGCGGCCGCGCCTATCTGGCGCTTGCCGAGCGCGTCAAGGCCGTGACCGACCGGTACGGCGTTCCCCTGATTATCGACGACCGGGCCGACGTCGCCCTTGCCTGCGACGCGGCGGGCGTGCATGTCGGCGCGGAGGATCTCCCGGTCGAAGCGGTGCGGCGGCTGCTCGGGCCGGACAAGATCGTCGGCGCGACGGCGAAAACCATAGAAGCCGCGGTTTCCGCCTACGCGCAGGGCGCGGATTACCTTGGCACCGGCGCGGTCTACCCGACGACGACGCACGTGACCACCAAGATCACGCCCGTGGAAACGCTGAACGCCATTTGCCGCGCCGTGCCCATCCCGGTCATTGCGATCGGCGGGCTGACGGCTGACAACATGGGCGTGCTCGCAAACAGCCCGATCGCGGGCGTGGCGGTTGTTTCCGCCGTCATGAAGGCCGAGGACCCGCGTCAGGCCGCCGAAACGCTGCGCGACGGCGTGCTGCGTATGCGAAAGGAGGATATGCATGGGTGA